The following proteins are co-located in the Microbacterium immunditiarum genome:
- a CDS encoding DUF6412 domain-containing protein, translated as MFAQLLTSVQLLLATLAVAGTPDLTAFGGATTAVAVTIALVAASVVLVAILAVAHPASGGASPPHPRRAIDISSPLTQSDPDAPGHPRPRAPQHAASAA; from the coding sequence ATGTTCGCGCAGCTCCTCACGTCCGTGCAGCTCCTGCTCGCGACGCTCGCCGTCGCCGGCACGCCCGACCTCACGGCCTTCGGCGGCGCCACGACGGCCGTCGCCGTCACGATCGCGCTGGTCGCGGCATCCGTGGTCCTCGTCGCGATCCTCGCCGTCGCGCACCCGGCTTCGGGGGGCGCGTCTCCCCCGCACCCGCGACGCGCGATCGACATCTCCTCTCCGCTCACGCAGAGCGATCCGGATGCCCCGGGCCACCCGCGCCCGAGGGCACCGCAGCACGCGGCCTCGGCCGCGTAG
- a CDS encoding cold-shock protein, translating into MATGTVKWFNSEKGYGFIAPDDGSADLFAHFSAIAGDGYKELHETQKVEFDAERGPKGMQAANIRPL; encoded by the coding sequence ATGGCCACTGGCACCGTGAAATGGTTCAACTCCGAGAAGGGCTACGGGTTCATCGCACCCGACGACGGCTCGGCCGATCTCTTCGCGCACTTCAGCGCGATCGCCGGCGACGGCTACAAGGAGCTCCACGAGACCCAGAAGGTCGAGTTCGACGCGGAGCGTGGCCCGAAGGGCATGCAGGCCGCCAACATCCGGCCTCTCTGA
- a CDS encoding serine hydrolase domain-containing protein: MHIDAAALDQAVARKAFTGVVTVDVGDRRTFERCEGFLHRGLRVPTTAQTRFAVASGSKTFTALAVMRLVEDGRLGLDQPVREILGADLPLIDDAVTIEELLTHTSGIGDYLDEEGEWEPSDFVLTVPVHTLTTASAFLPMLEGHPQKFPPGERFSYCNGGYMVLAVVLERIADEPYHDLVQRLVLDPAGLEKTGFPRLDELPGDAALGYLFEEGDLVNTLRLPVRGNGDGGAFTTADDLHRFWMAFLEGRIVRPDTVEEMIHPRHDVEDENKRYGIGVWLHRTAPAVIMEGYDAGVSFRSTHLVDSRTTVSVLGNSSEGAWPVIFTVAEAIDAELA, from the coding sequence ATGCACATCGATGCTGCCGCTCTCGACCAGGCCGTCGCGAGGAAGGCGTTCACGGGGGTCGTGACGGTCGACGTCGGCGATCGCCGCACGTTCGAGCGATGCGAGGGGTTCCTGCACCGCGGCCTGCGCGTCCCGACCACGGCCCAGACGCGGTTCGCGGTCGCGAGCGGAAGCAAGACGTTCACCGCCCTCGCCGTCATGCGGCTCGTGGAGGACGGCCGGCTCGGGCTCGACCAACCCGTGCGCGAGATCCTCGGCGCGGACCTGCCGTTGATCGACGACGCCGTCACGATCGAGGAGCTGCTCACCCACACCTCTGGGATCGGCGACTATCTCGACGAGGAGGGCGAGTGGGAGCCATCCGACTTCGTCCTGACGGTTCCGGTGCACACCCTCACGACCGCGAGCGCGTTCCTGCCGATGCTCGAGGGCCATCCGCAGAAGTTCCCGCCGGGCGAGCGGTTCTCGTACTGCAACGGCGGCTACATGGTGCTCGCCGTCGTGCTGGAGCGCATCGCCGACGAGCCGTATCACGACCTCGTGCAGCGCCTCGTGCTCGACCCTGCCGGACTCGAGAAGACCGGGTTCCCACGCCTCGACGAACTGCCGGGCGATGCGGCGCTCGGCTACCTGTTCGAGGAGGGCGACCTGGTGAACACGCTTCGCCTTCCGGTGCGCGGCAACGGCGACGGCGGCGCGTTCACGACGGCGGACGACCTGCACCGCTTCTGGATGGCCTTCCTGGAGGGACGGATCGTGCGGCCCGACACCGTCGAGGAGATGATCCACCCGCGCCACGATGTCGAGGACGAGAACAAGCGCTACGGCATAGGCGTCTGGCTGCACCGCACAGCACCGGCGGTCATCATGGAGGGCTACGACGCGGGCGTCTCGTTCCGCTCGACGCACCTCGTCGACAGCCGCACGACCGTGAGCGTGCTCGGCAACAGCTCCGAGGGCGCGTGGCCCGTGATCTTCACGGTCGCCGAGGCGATCGACGCGGAACTCGCGTGA
- a CDS encoding NAD(P)-dependent oxidoreductase: MTAANDSGPVGFIGIGLMGTPMARNLVRAGIDLVVWNRTRERLAPLVDAGADAAASVDDVFARCPAVVLMLVNEAATDAVLERGTEAFARRVKGRTVVSCGTTTPAYAEALAAEIAAAGGRFVEAPVAGSRVPAENAQLVAMLGGDEEVARQVMPLLAPTCRATLYCGATGSGLRMKLAVNLYLTTTMAALAEATHFAAAGGVDLATFQEAIGLGQTASDLTRVKLPKLVAREFSPQAATSDALMNTRLVLDEAAVVGAATPMLRLAEMLFAETVALGAAREDMSAVVRTLEERASVSRSLSE; this comes from the coding sequence ATGACCGCCGCGAACGATTCCGGGCCCGTCGGCTTCATCGGCATCGGCCTCATGGGCACGCCGATGGCACGCAACCTCGTGCGCGCCGGCATCGACCTCGTGGTGTGGAACCGCACGCGCGAGCGGCTCGCGCCTCTGGTCGACGCAGGGGCGGATGCCGCGGCATCCGTCGATGACGTCTTCGCGCGCTGCCCCGCGGTCGTGCTCATGCTCGTGAACGAGGCCGCGACGGATGCCGTGCTCGAACGCGGCACGGAGGCGTTCGCCCGTCGCGTGAAGGGTCGCACGGTCGTCTCGTGCGGCACGACGACCCCCGCCTACGCGGAGGCGCTCGCGGCCGAGATCGCCGCGGCGGGCGGCCGGTTCGTGGAGGCTCCGGTCGCGGGGTCGCGCGTGCCAGCCGAGAACGCGCAGCTCGTCGCGATGCTCGGGGGCGACGAGGAGGTGGCGCGGCAGGTCATGCCGCTGCTCGCCCCGACGTGCCGCGCGACCCTCTACTGCGGCGCAACGGGCAGCGGCCTGCGCATGAAGCTCGCCGTCAACCTGTACCTCACCACGACGATGGCCGCCCTCGCCGAGGCGACCCATTTCGCCGCGGCGGGCGGCGTCGACCTCGCGACGTTCCAGGAGGCGATCGGGCTCGGGCAGACCGCCTCCGACCTCACGCGCGTCAAGCTGCCGAAGCTCGTCGCGCGCGAGTTCTCGCCGCAGGCGGCGACCTCCGACGCGCTGATGAACACGAGGCTCGTGCTCGACGAGGCGGCTGTGGTCGGTGCCGCGACCCCGATGCTCCGGCTCGCGGAGATGCTGTTCGCCGAGACCGTGGCGCTCGGAGCGGCGCGCGAGGACATGTCGGCCGTGGTGCGGACGCTCGAGGAGCGTGCCTCGGTTTCCCGGTCGTTGAGCGAGTGA
- a CDS encoding YidC/Oxa1 family membrane protein insertase, with protein MDVFAFPPIAALLDLAYAGLMGLASLLEPVAGASAAAAAVVLVTLLVRTALIPVGISQSKAEQTRVRLAPRLRELQKRYRKSPERLQRETMQLYRDERTSPFAGCLPVLLQAPVIGLVYAVFLHPTIAGHANELLNQTLLGVPLGTSLTGAAFGGALTPMTLVVIGAVVMLIAVVGELTRRMLRMPPLPRDDDSPLPVVSTRMLGMLQLTTAVVAVFVPLAAALYLLTTVAWTLGQRLILRRVYPLG; from the coding sequence ATGGATGTCTTCGCCTTCCCGCCCATCGCCGCCCTCCTCGACCTCGCGTACGCGGGGCTCATGGGGCTCGCTTCTCTCCTCGAACCGGTCGCCGGCGCATCCGCCGCCGCTGCGGCTGTCGTGCTCGTAACCCTCCTCGTACGCACCGCGCTCATCCCCGTCGGCATCTCGCAGTCGAAGGCCGAGCAGACGCGCGTGCGCCTCGCACCGCGCCTGCGCGAGCTGCAGAAGCGATATCGCAAGAGCCCCGAGCGCCTGCAGCGCGAGACGATGCAGCTGTACCGCGACGAGCGCACGTCGCCGTTCGCGGGATGTCTCCCGGTGCTGCTGCAGGCACCGGTCATCGGGCTCGTGTATGCGGTGTTCCTCCATCCGACGATCGCCGGACACGCGAACGAACTGCTCAACCAGACCCTGCTCGGCGTGCCCCTCGGCACGAGCCTCACCGGAGCCGCGTTCGGCGGAGCGCTCACGCCGATGACGCTGGTCGTGATCGGCGCGGTCGTCATGCTCATCGCGGTGGTCGGCGAGCTGACGCGACGGATGCTCCGCATGCCGCCCCTCCCCCGCGACGACGACTCGCCGCTTCCCGTCGTGTCGACCCGGATGCTCGGGATGCTGCAGCTCACGACGGCCGTCGTCGCCGTGTTCGTGCCGCTCGCCGCGGCACTGTACCTGCTGACGACCGTCGCCTGGACGCTCGGGCAGCGGCTCATCCTGAGGCGGGTGTACCCGCTCGGATGA
- a CDS encoding DNA polymerase IV: protein MSAEARPWVLHVDLDQFIAAVEVLRRPDLAGKPVIVGGRGDPTERAVVSTASYEAREFGVGSGMPLRIAARKAPDAIILPVDAPAYTEASEEVMATLRSMPGAVVQVLGWDEAFVGVTTDDPEAYARDIQRKVLERTQLHCSVGIGDTLVRAKNATDFGKPRGVFRLTADNWLEIMGGKPTVALWGIGSKISKRLAALGINTVDDLVRADVDALAAEFGPKMGPWYRQLGRGDGTNIVDDTPWVPRGHGRETTFQQNLVDRAEIENAARELIDQVLADVATEGRPVVGVGIKVRYAPFITKTFVHKVAKTFDRATVIAETMKLVDRIEHDRPIRLLGVRAEMAMPDDAREGHTPTRSGW from the coding sequence ATGTCCGCTGAGGCCCGACCGTGGGTGCTGCACGTCGACCTCGACCAGTTCATCGCCGCGGTCGAGGTGCTGCGGCGGCCCGATCTCGCCGGCAAGCCCGTCATCGTCGGCGGGCGCGGCGACCCCACCGAGCGCGCCGTCGTCTCCACGGCGTCGTACGAGGCGCGTGAGTTCGGCGTCGGGTCGGGCATGCCGCTGCGGATCGCCGCGCGCAAGGCGCCCGACGCGATCATCCTCCCCGTCGACGCGCCCGCCTACACCGAGGCGTCCGAAGAGGTCATGGCGACGCTGCGCTCGATGCCCGGCGCCGTCGTGCAGGTGCTCGGATGGGACGAAGCCTTCGTCGGCGTGACGACCGACGACCCTGAGGCGTACGCGCGCGACATCCAGCGGAAAGTGCTCGAGCGCACGCAGCTGCACTGCAGCGTCGGCATCGGCGACACGCTCGTGCGCGCCAAGAACGCGACCGACTTCGGCAAGCCTCGCGGCGTGTTCCGGCTCACCGCCGACAACTGGCTCGAGATCATGGGGGGCAAGCCCACGGTCGCTCTGTGGGGCATCGGCTCGAAGATCTCGAAGCGCCTCGCGGCTCTCGGCATCAACACGGTCGACGACCTGGTGCGAGCCGACGTCGATGCGCTCGCCGCCGAGTTCGGGCCGAAGATGGGCCCGTGGTACCGCCAGCTCGGCCGCGGCGACGGCACGAACATCGTCGACGACACGCCGTGGGTGCCCCGCGGCCACGGGCGTGAGACGACGTTCCAGCAGAACCTCGTCGACCGCGCCGAGATCGAGAACGCCGCGCGCGAGCTGATCGACCAGGTGCTCGCCGACGTCGCCACCGAAGGCAGGCCGGTCGTGGGCGTCGGGATCAAGGTGCGCTACGCGCCGTTCATCACGAAGACGTTCGTGCACAAGGTCGCCAAGACCTTCGACCGCGCCACGGTCATCGCCGAGACGATGAAGCTCGTCGACCGCATCGAGCACGACCGGCCGATCCGGCTGCTGGGCGTCCGCGCCGAGATGGCGATGCCCGACGACGCCCGCGAAGGGCACACGCCGACGCGCAGCGGGTGGTGA